In one window of Lentisphaerota bacterium DNA:
- a CDS encoding L-glyceraldehyde 3-phosphate reductase, with protein sequence MDYEPDPKRYERGMIYNRCGRSGLRLPAVSLGLWHNFGQAASSAACREILATAFDLGVTHFDLANNYGPPAGAAEARLGALLRDTFGAWRDELVIATKAGYFMWPGPYGEWGSRKGLLASLDQSLKRLGLDYVDIFYHHRPDPDTPLEESMGALDTAVRRGKALYAGLSNYPPELARRAARILRQMGTPCVIHQPRYSMLERGVEDGLLATAEEEGFGVIAFSPLAQGVLTNKYAAGVPADSRAGKGSPFLTAARLTPAAVDTARRLAPIAADRGQSLAQMALAWVLRDTRVTSVLIGASSADQIRENIGALRNTVFSEDELAEIEAVLADA encoded by the coding sequence ATGGACTACGAACCCGACCCGAAGCGCTACGAGCGCGGCATGATCTACAACCGGTGCGGGCGCAGCGGCCTCCGGCTGCCGGCGGTCTCGCTCGGCCTGTGGCATAACTTCGGCCAGGCGGCGTCATCGGCCGCGTGCCGCGAGATTCTCGCCACGGCCTTCGACCTCGGCGTGACCCATTTCGACCTGGCCAACAACTACGGTCCGCCGGCGGGCGCGGCCGAGGCGCGGCTGGGCGCGCTGCTGAGGGACACCTTCGGCGCCTGGCGCGACGAGCTGGTGATCGCGACCAAGGCGGGCTACTTCATGTGGCCCGGCCCTTACGGCGAGTGGGGCTCGCGCAAGGGGCTGCTGGCGAGCCTTGATCAGAGCCTGAAGCGGCTCGGGCTGGACTACGTGGACATCTTCTATCACCACCGGCCCGATCCCGACACGCCGCTGGAGGAGTCCATGGGGGCGCTCGACACGGCGGTCCGCCGGGGCAAGGCGCTCTACGCCGGCCTCTCCAACTATCCCCCCGAACTCGCGCGGCGCGCGGCGCGGATCCTGCGGCAGATGGGCACCCCCTGCGTGATCCACCAGCCCCGCTACAGCATGCTCGAGCGCGGGGTCGAGGACGGCCTGCTCGCCACCGCCGAAGAGGAGGGGTTCGGCGTGATCGCCTTCTCGCCGCTGGCGCAGGGGGTGCTCACGAACAAGTACGCCGCCGGCGTCCCCGCCGATTCGCGCGCCGGCAAGGGAAGCCCCTTCCTCACCGCCGCCCGTCTGACTCCCGCCGCCGTCGACACCGCCCGCCGCCTCGCGCCGATCGCCGCCGACCGCGGCCAGTCGCTCGCGCAGATGGCGCTGGCGTGGGTCTTGCGCGACACGCGGGTCACCTCGGTGCTGATCGGCGCCAGCAGCGCCGACCAGATCCGTGAGAATATTGGTGCCCTGCGCAACACCGTCTTCTCCGAGGATGAGCTGGCCGAGATCGAAGCCGTCCTCGCCGACGCGTGA